In the genome of Raphanus sativus cultivar WK10039 chromosome 4, ASM80110v3, whole genome shotgun sequence, one region contains:
- the LOC108832734 gene encoding pentatricopeptide repeat-containing protein At2g01510, mitochondrial — translation MIAKQTPLTKQMLSKLLQTSSSKPKHLKKIHALVLTSGLSVKNSLLTQLLENLILVGDMCHARKVFDEMHKPRVFLWNTLFKGYVKNKLPFESVTLYKKMRDLDVRPDEFTYPFVVKAVSQLGVCLSGFAFHAHVVKHGFETLGIVVTELVMMYMKFGELRSAQCLFESMQGKDLVAWNAFIAVCVQTGNSGLALECYHKMCADAAVEFDSFTVVSMLSACGQLGSLEIGKEIYDRARKEGIDCNVIVENARLDMYVKCGSTEDARVLFEEMEQRNVVSWSTMIVGYAMNGDSDEALALFSRMQNEGLRPNYVTFLGVLSACSHAGLVDEGKRYFSIMARSSDKNLEPRKEHYACMVDLLGRSGLLEEAYEFIKKMPVEPDAGIWGALLGACVVHRDVKLGQKVADLLVETAPDIGAYQVLLSNIYAAAGKWDCVDRLRSKMRKLGTKKVAAYSSVEFDGKLHYFNRGDKSHQQTKAIYEKLEEVLKKIRNMGYVPQTGSVFHDVETEEKESSLSHHSEKLAIAFGLINGRGEDPIRVVKNLRTCEDCHVFAKFVSKLTSRDIIMRDKNRFHHFRNGDCSCREFW, via the coding sequence atgatTGCGAAACAAACGCCATTAACAAAACAAATGCTCTCCAAGCTATTACAAACAAGCTCTTCAAAGCCGAAGCATCTCAAAAAGATCCACGCCCTTGTACTAACGTCCGGTTTATCTGTCAAAAACAGCCTCTTAACCCAGCTGCTAGAGAATCTCATCCTCGTGGGCGACATGTGTCACGCACGCaaggtgttcgacgaaatgcaCAAGCCGAGGGTCTTTCTATGGAACACTCTTTTCAAAGGGTACGTCAAAAACAAGCTCCCTTTCGAAAGTGTCACGCTTTATAAGAAAATGCGTGATCTTGATGTCCGTCCTGATGAGTTTACTTACCCGTTTGTGGTGAAGGCCGTCTCTCAGCTTGGTGTTTGCCTCTCTGGCTTTGCCTTTCATGCCCACGTGGTGAAACATGGTTTCGAGACTCTTGGGATCGTTGTAACTGAGTTAGTGATGATGTACATGAAGTTTGGTGAGCTGAGGTCGGCTCAGTGCTTGTTTGAGTCTATGCAAGGCAAAGATTTAGTGGCTTGGAATGCTTTTATTGCGGTTTGTGTCCAAACGGGAAACTCGGGTTTAGCTCTTGAGTGTTATCACAAAATGTGTGCGGATGCTGCTGTTGAGTTTGACTCTTTCACAGTCGTGAGTATGCTTTCTGCTTGTGGCCAGCTAGGCTCTTTGGAGATTGGTAAAGAAATATACGATCGTGCGAGGAAAGAAGGTATAGATTGTAACGTAATCGTCGAAAACGCAAGGCTTGATATGTACGTAAAGTGTGGTAGCACTGAAGATGCGAGAGTGTTGTTCGAAGAAATGGAACAGAGGAATGTAGTTTCTTGGAGCACGATGATCGTAGGGTATGCAATGAACGGAGATAGCGATGAAGCCTTGGCATTGTTCAGTAGGATGCAGAACGAGGGGCTAAGACCGAACTACGTGACGTTTCTAGGGGTCCTGTCTGCTTGTAGCCACGCTGGACTAGTGGATGAAGGGAAAAGGTATTTCAGTATCATGGCTAGATCGAGTGATAAGAATCTTGAGCCGAGGAAAGAGCATTACGCATGTATGGTTGATCTATTAGGACGCTCTGGTCTTCTAGAGGAGGCTTATGAGTTTATCAAGAAAATGCCAGTGGAACCTGATGCAGGTATCTGGGGAGCCTTGTTGGGTGCTTGTGTGGTTCATCGTGATGTGAAACTGGGCCAGAAAGTAGCAGACCTACTTGTAGAGACAGCTCCGGACATTGGTGCATACCAAGTGCTGCTGTCTAATATATATGCAGCTGCTGGTAAATGGGACTGTGTTGACAGATTAAGGAGTAAAATGAGGAAACTCGGTACTAAGAAGGTTGCTGCGTATAGTTCAGTTGAATTTGATGGCAAACTACATTATTTCAATAGGGGAGATAAATCACATCAGCAGACAAAGGCGATATATGAGAAACTGGAGGAAGTATTGAAGAAGATAAGGAACATGGGGTATGTTCCCCAGACTGGTTCGGTGTTTCATGATGTGGAAACAGAGGAGAAAGAGTCTTCTCTCAGCCATCACAGCGAGAAGCTAGCGATTGCATTTGGACTCATTAATGGGAGAGGGGAAGATCCTATAAGGGTTGTGAAGAACTTGAGAACCTGTGAAGATTGCCACGTTTTCGCCAAGTTTGTTTCCAAGCTTACTTCGAGAGACATCATCATGAGAGACAAGAACAGGTTTCACCACTTCAGGAATGGTGATTGCTCTTGCAGAGAGTTCTGGTGA
- the LOC108850391 gene encoding CLAVATA3/ESR (CLE)-related protein 16-like — MEDFVRKERDKRRRRRKRAAVSTMFLWGTLFFAQFCLSSSSALSPDQYNHQSFPSPRKAGPFHKTASFQSPRASVSFMSPRREEENIDDVYNDDKRLVHTGPNPLHN; from the coding sequence ATGGAAGATTTTGTACGGAAAGAGCGtgacaaaagaagaagaagaagaaaacgagCAGCCGTCTCCACCATGTTCTTGTGGGGAACCTTGTTCTTCGCTCAGTTTTGTTTGTCTTCTTCATCAGCTCTGTCTCCTGATCAATATAATCACCAATCCTTCCCTTCACCAAGGAAGGCTGGTCCTTTCCACAAAACGGCTTCGTTTCAATCCCCCAGAGCCTCAGTGTCGTTCATGAGTCCACgtcgagaagaagaaaacatagaTGATGTTTATAATGACGACAAGAGATTAGTTCACACAGGTCCAAATCCACTCCACAACTAA